In Actinomadura citrea, a single window of DNA contains:
- a CDS encoding NAD(P)-dependent oxidoreductase, which translates to MRVTIFGANGPTGRLLTGQALAAGHQVAAVTRRPDSFPLRHERLEVVGADVLDRDAVHAAVEKQDAVLSTLGVPAGKKPISTYSQGVANIIAAMRKHGVRRLAVVSSTGVDPRPYADAGILFNRVLLPYVTRVLGKTLYDDMRRMETLVRESDLDWTIVRPSGLYHLPSVTDYTIVEGHAEGRYTARADLAASLLALLDHDRHLRSTISVITTVDNPTLLQWIRREASGQAQVGAAHAGF; encoded by the coding sequence TTGCGTGTCACGATTTTCGGAGCCAACGGCCCCACCGGCCGCCTGCTCACCGGCCAGGCCCTCGCCGCCGGGCATCAGGTCGCCGCGGTCACCCGGCGGCCGGACTCCTTCCCCCTGCGCCATGAGCGGCTCGAGGTGGTCGGTGCGGACGTGCTCGACCGAGATGCCGTCCACGCCGCCGTGGAGAAGCAGGACGCGGTCCTGTCGACGCTGGGGGTGCCGGCCGGGAAGAAGCCGATCAGCACCTATTCGCAGGGCGTGGCCAACATCATCGCCGCGATGCGGAAGCACGGGGTGCGCCGGCTCGCCGTTGTCAGCTCGACCGGGGTCGACCCGCGGCCCTACGCCGATGCAGGGATCCTGTTCAACCGGGTACTTCTGCCCTACGTGACCCGGGTCCTCGGCAAGACGCTGTACGACGACATGCGGCGGATGGAGACGCTGGTCCGGGAGAGCGATCTGGACTGGACGATCGTGCGCCCGAGCGGGCTCTACCACCTGCCGTCGGTCACCGACTACACCATTGTCGAAGGCCACGCCGAGGGCAGATACACCGCCCGCGCGGACCTGGCCGCGAGCCTTCTGGCCCTGCTGGACCACGACCGCCACCTCCGCAGCACCATCAGTGTCATCACCACTGTCGACAACCCGACCTTGCTCCAGTGGATCCGCCGCGAGGCGTCAGGTCAGGCGCAGGTGGGAGCGGCGCACGCCGGTTTCTGA
- a CDS encoding aldolase/citrate lyase family protein, with protein MQLGEADLAADLGVTPGPDESELLWARSQVMAASAAAGLPPPLGPVSTQFRDLGAFRTTTPRLKRLGFRGRACVHPAQLPVVAEVFTPTPAELDRARSLLARYEAALASGSAVFVGDDGRLVDQAVIRAARALLA; from the coding sequence ATGCAGCTCGGCGAGGCCGACCTGGCCGCCGACCTCGGCGTCACCCCCGGCCCCGACGAATCCGAGCTGCTCTGGGCCAGGTCCCAGGTGATGGCGGCGTCGGCCGCCGCCGGCCTGCCCCCGCCGCTCGGCCCGGTCTCCACGCAGTTCCGCGACCTCGGGGCGTTCCGCACGACCACACCGCGCCTCAAGCGGCTCGGATTCCGCGGCCGCGCCTGCGTCCACCCGGCACAGCTCCCGGTCGTCGCGGAGGTCTTCACCCCGACACCGGCCGAGCTGGACCGGGCCCGCTCTCTGCTGGCCCGCTACGAAGCGGCTCTGGCCTCGGGCTCCGCCGTCTTCGTCGGCGACGACGGCCGCCTTGTCGACCAGGCCGTCATCCGCGCCGCCCGCGCCCTGCTCGCCTGA
- a CDS encoding RNA polymerase sigma-70 factor — MTRAEEFEELRPLLFSISYRILGTVTEAEDTVQETWIRYAATPARPTSAKAFLSAVVTRLSINVLRSARVRREEYVGPWFPEPLLTDPYQDPERSAELADSVSMAALLLLERLSPLERAVFVLREVFGFGFPEVASAVGRSEAACRQLAVRARRHMDEGRPRFEADRREREELATRFFDAFAEGDLDGLKNLLAADVQIVADSGGKAPQWARGIFGAGNVARALGVLVPSFVQIGGVVEPRQVNGQPGAVFRDRDGKVVNTWTLDILDGRIQTISTMSNPDKLAHVGPVADAWAILREAQRARQDPARPDERRHS; from the coding sequence GTGACCCGGGCCGAGGAGTTCGAAGAGCTGCGTCCGCTGCTGTTCTCGATCTCCTACCGGATCCTGGGCACCGTGACCGAGGCCGAGGACACCGTCCAGGAGACCTGGATTCGCTATGCCGCCACGCCGGCCCGGCCCACGTCGGCCAAGGCGTTCCTGTCGGCCGTGGTCACCCGGCTCTCGATCAACGTGTTGCGCTCGGCCCGCGTCCGGCGGGAGGAGTACGTCGGCCCGTGGTTCCCCGAGCCGCTGCTCACCGACCCCTACCAGGACCCGGAACGCTCGGCCGAACTCGCCGACTCGGTATCGATGGCGGCTCTGCTGCTGCTGGAACGGCTCAGCCCGCTGGAGCGCGCCGTCTTCGTGCTGCGCGAGGTGTTCGGGTTCGGCTTCCCCGAGGTCGCCTCGGCGGTCGGCCGGTCGGAGGCCGCATGCCGCCAGCTCGCGGTTCGGGCACGCCGCCACATGGACGAGGGGCGGCCCCGGTTCGAGGCCGACCGGAGGGAGCGCGAGGAACTCGCGACGCGGTTCTTCGACGCGTTCGCCGAGGGCGACCTCGACGGGCTCAAGAACCTGCTCGCCGCCGACGTTCAGATCGTCGCCGACAGCGGCGGCAAGGCCCCGCAGTGGGCGAGGGGGATCTTCGGTGCGGGCAACGTCGCCCGGGCGCTCGGCGTGCTCGTCCCGTCATTCGTCCAGATCGGCGGTGTCGTGGAGCCGCGCCAGGTGAACGGCCAGCCGGGCGCCGTCTTCCGCGATCGCGACGGCAAGGTCGTCAACACCTGGACCCTCGACATCCTCGACGGTCGGATCCAGACGATCAGCACGATGAGCAACCCCGACAAGCTCGCCCACGTGGGCCCGGTCGCGGATGCCTGGGCGATCCTGCGCGAGGCACAGCGGGCTCGCCAGGATCCCGCCCGGCCGGACGAGCGACGGCACTCCTAG
- the metE gene encoding 5-methyltetrahydropteroyltriglutamate--homocysteine S-methyltransferase produces the protein MKTTILGYPRIGTRRELKFATEDFWAGRIDAAALEKAGADLRGAVWTGLRDAGLDAIPSNTFSFYDHVLDTSVLVDAVPERYRGLDGLDRYFAMARGVQDIPAMEMTKWFDTNYHFIVPELGPDMRFRLPGGVTSKPVAEYLEARALGIETRPVLVGPLTYLLLAKPAADAPAGFRPLDLLDGLVEVYAELLERLAGAGTEWVQLDEPALVADRTDGEVAALARAYARLGELSSRPHLLVATYFGTIGAEALRALASSRVEAVGLDFVAGPGNLDVLASVGGLLRKTVMAGVVDGRNIWRADRQRAKAACATLLGLADQVVVSTSCSLLHVPIDLDAEDALDPAVRGRLAFARQKVGEVVALGEALGEDAAGPAAQVPASTAGIDHEVRARLDTLGGSSRGDRETRFAAQRASLGLPDLATTTIGSFPQTPEVRRVRADRRAGRISEDDYSQAMRQEIARVIALQEELGLDVLVHGEPERNDMVQYFAEQLDGYAATEHGWVQSYGSRYVRPPILHSDVARPRPMTVAWTTYAQGLTSKPVKGMLTGPVTMLAWSFVRDDQPLAETARQVALALRDEIGDLESAGIRIVQVDEPALRELLPLRAAGHAAYLDWAVGAFRLATSGVADTTQIHTHMCYSEFGEIIDAIGALDADVTSVEAARSHMELVGDLRAAGYENGIGPGVYDIHSPRVPSADEIEENLRRALQVVEPAKLWVNPDCGLKTRAYPETEAALRNLVTAARRVREDAAAR, from the coding sequence ATGAAAACCACGATCCTCGGTTACCCCCGGATCGGGACGCGCCGCGAGCTCAAGTTCGCCACCGAAGACTTCTGGGCGGGACGCATCGACGCGGCCGCGCTGGAGAAGGCCGGCGCGGACCTGCGCGGCGCCGTCTGGACAGGGCTGCGCGACGCCGGTCTGGACGCGATCCCGTCGAACACCTTCTCCTTCTACGACCATGTGCTGGACACCAGCGTCCTGGTGGACGCCGTGCCCGAGCGCTATCGGGGCCTGGACGGCCTCGACCGGTACTTCGCCATGGCGCGCGGTGTCCAAGACATCCCGGCGATGGAGATGACCAAGTGGTTCGACACCAACTACCACTTCATCGTGCCGGAGCTGGGGCCGGACATGCGGTTCCGGCTGCCCGGAGGGGTCACGTCGAAGCCGGTCGCGGAGTACCTGGAGGCCAGAGCCCTCGGTATCGAGACGCGGCCCGTGCTCGTCGGACCGCTGACCTACCTGCTGCTGGCCAAACCCGCGGCGGACGCGCCCGCCGGCTTCCGCCCGCTGGACCTGCTCGACGGGCTGGTGGAGGTGTACGCCGAGCTGCTGGAGCGGCTGGCGGGGGCGGGCACCGAATGGGTGCAACTGGACGAGCCCGCCCTGGTGGCCGATCGGACCGACGGGGAGGTCGCCGCACTGGCCCGCGCGTACGCGCGCCTCGGTGAGCTGTCCAGCCGGCCGCACCTGCTGGTGGCGACCTACTTCGGCACGATCGGAGCCGAAGCGCTGCGCGCCCTTGCGTCCTCCCGTGTGGAGGCCGTCGGGCTGGACTTCGTCGCCGGTCCCGGCAATCTGGACGTGCTCGCTTCCGTGGGCGGGCTGCTGCGCAAGACCGTCATGGCGGGCGTCGTCGACGGCCGCAACATCTGGCGCGCTGACCGGCAGCGGGCCAAGGCCGCCTGCGCCACGCTGCTCGGTCTGGCCGACCAGGTGGTCGTGAGCACCTCCTGCTCACTGCTGCATGTCCCGATCGACCTGGACGCCGAGGACGCGCTCGATCCGGCGGTGCGGGGGCGGTTGGCGTTCGCCCGGCAGAAGGTCGGCGAGGTCGTCGCGCTCGGCGAGGCGCTGGGCGAGGACGCGGCCGGTCCCGCCGCGCAGGTTCCGGCGTCCACCGCCGGGATCGACCACGAGGTCCGGGCTCGCCTGGACACGCTCGGCGGTTCCTCCCGCGGGGACCGCGAAACCCGGTTCGCCGCGCAGCGCGCCTCGCTCGGGCTGCCCGACCTTGCCACCACCACGATCGGCTCGTTCCCCCAGACTCCGGAGGTGCGCAGGGTCCGCGCGGACCGCCGGGCCGGACGCATCTCCGAGGACGACTACAGCCAGGCGATGCGGCAGGAGATCGCCCGCGTCATCGCGCTGCAAGAGGAACTCGGTCTGGACGTGCTCGTGCACGGCGAGCCCGAACGCAACGACATGGTCCAGTACTTCGCCGAGCAGCTGGACGGCTACGCCGCCACCGAGCACGGATGGGTGCAGTCCTACGGGTCCAGGTACGTGCGGCCGCCGATCCTGCACAGCGACGTCGCTCGTCCCCGTCCGATGACCGTCGCGTGGACCACCTACGCCCAGGGGCTGACGAGCAAGCCGGTCAAGGGCATGCTCACCGGGCCGGTCACCATGCTGGCCTGGTCGTTCGTCCGCGACGACCAGCCCCTGGCCGAGACGGCCCGCCAGGTCGCCCTCGCGCTGCGGGACGAGATCGGGGACCTGGAGTCGGCCGGTATCCGCATCGTCCAGGTCGACGAGCCCGCACTGCGCGAGCTGCTTCCCCTGCGTGCGGCCGGCCACGCCGCCTACCTGGACTGGGCCGTCGGAGCCTTCCGCCTGGCGACCTCCGGGGTGGCGGACACCACGCAGATCCACACCCACATGTGCTACTCCGAGTTCGGTGAGATCATCGATGCGATCGGGGCGCTGGACGCCGACGTCACCAGCGTCGAGGCGGCCCGTTCGCACATGGAGCTGGTCGGCGACCTCCGTGCCGCCGGTTACGAGAACGGCATCGGCCCTGGCGTCTACGACATCCACTCGCCCCGCGTCCCCTCGGCCGACGAGATCGAGGAGAACCTGCGGCGCGCGCTGCAGGTCGTCGAGCCCGCCAAGCTCTGGGTCAATCCCGACTGCGGGCTCAAGACCCGCGCTTACCCGGAGACCGAAGCGGCGCTGCGCAACCTGGTGACCGCCGCACGGCGAGTCCGCGAGGACGCCGCCGCGCGCTGA
- a CDS encoding NAD(P)-dependent oxidoreductase → MVMRVFVAGGSGVLGQRLVPQLVARGHQVTATTTSRAKLDLLERLGADGVVMDGLDAAAVGEAVAAARPDVVVHQMTAISMAHAGKPDIKHPDRWFAKTNRLRTEGTDHLLAAAEATGVPHFVAQGYASWNGIREGGWVKTEEDPLDLLEGTAANVGLKALSRVEDVVLKAGGAVLRYGAFYGPGAIDDQVELLRKRQYPLVGRGTGYSSWVHLDDAASATVLAVEQKARGVYNIVDDDPAPASEWLPYLAGCAGAKRPRRVPVWLARLLAGDQAVVMMTEGRGFSSAKAKRELGWEPRYPSWRQGFKEELA, encoded by the coding sequence ATGGTCATGCGAGTGTTCGTGGCTGGTGGGAGCGGGGTCCTGGGGCAGCGGTTGGTACCGCAGTTGGTGGCACGGGGCCATCAGGTGACGGCGACGACCACGAGCCGGGCGAAGCTGGACCTGCTGGAGCGGTTGGGCGCGGACGGTGTGGTGATGGACGGGCTGGACGCGGCTGCGGTCGGGGAGGCGGTGGCGGCCGCGCGGCCGGACGTGGTCGTGCACCAGATGACCGCGATCTCGATGGCGCACGCCGGCAAGCCCGACATCAAGCATCCGGACCGATGGTTCGCCAAGACCAACCGGCTGCGCACGGAGGGGACCGACCACCTGCTGGCCGCCGCAGAGGCGACCGGCGTACCCCATTTCGTCGCGCAGGGGTACGCCTCGTGGAACGGCATCCGCGAGGGCGGATGGGTGAAGACCGAGGAGGATCCGTTGGACCTGCTCGAGGGGACGGCCGCGAACGTGGGCTTGAAGGCGTTGAGCCGGGTGGAGGACGTGGTCCTCAAGGCGGGCGGCGCGGTCCTGCGGTACGGCGCGTTCTACGGGCCGGGCGCCATCGACGACCAGGTCGAGTTGCTGCGCAAGCGGCAGTACCCGCTGGTGGGGCGTGGTACCGGCTACAGCTCGTGGGTGCATCTGGACGACGCGGCCAGTGCCACGGTCCTGGCCGTGGAACAGAAGGCGCGCGGGGTGTACAACATCGTCGACGACGACCCGGCCCCGGCGAGCGAGTGGCTCCCCTACCTGGCGGGGTGCGCCGGCGCGAAGCGACCGAGGCGGGTCCCGGTGTGGCTGGCCCGGCTGCTCGCCGGCGACCAGGCGGTGGTGATGATGACCGAGGGGCGGGGCTTCTCCAGCGCCAAGGCCAAGCGGGAGCTCGGCTGGGAGCCGCGCTACCCGTCCTGGCGGCAGGGCTTCAAGGAAGAGCTGGCGTGA
- a CDS encoding DUF4873 domain-containing protein, producing the protein MSRYRGPATLIGSDGAEIEVYVDLRAKQREWSGTATIGDFDASGAHDQTLRLPDGREAQVTLGGSAVWSDVITLVGSGPPPFA; encoded by the coding sequence GTGAGCCGCTACCGGGGGCCCGCCACCCTGATCGGCAGCGACGGAGCCGAGATCGAGGTCTACGTCGATCTGCGCGCCAAACAGCGGGAGTGGTCCGGAACCGCGACCATCGGCGACTTCGACGCCAGCGGCGCTCACGACCAGACGCTGAGACTTCCAGACGGCCGCGAAGCACAGGTCACGCTCGGCGGCTCGGCGGTCTGGTCCGACGTCATCACGCTGGTCGGAAGTGGTCCGCCGCCCTTCGCCTGA
- a CDS encoding cytochrome P450 has translation MRAPQPPASAPAPLPTRRDDPLDPPPALGLLRRESPVSPLSFPDGATGLLLTRHQDVREVLADERFSADRTLASSPIRRPAFRPEDRAGSLLFMDPPEHTRYRRLLTPFFTTRRMQALAPRVERIVADHLDALRAAGPPADLVPAFTLPIPSLVICELLGVPYTDRARFHAWSAALLSITADAQRVAEARDALLGYMRELVAAKRRSPDDALLGSLITSGAGLSDAELSGIGRLLLVAGHETTANMLALGTLTLLTRPGRLGALRGGPRAAGPAVEELLRYLSILQFGVVRVAREDVEIHGHPVRAGQTVVLSLPAANRDPEHFENPDELDLARPPSQHVAFGHGIHQCLGQQLARVEMSIALTALFDGLPGLRLAVPPDEVPMRHDMFIYGVHRLQVSWGR, from the coding sequence ATGCGCGCTCCGCAGCCCCCCGCCTCCGCCCCCGCCCCGCTGCCCACGCGGCGCGACGACCCGCTCGACCCGCCACCGGCGCTCGGCCTGCTCCGCAGGGAGTCGCCGGTCTCCCCGCTGTCGTTCCCCGACGGCGCGACCGGCCTGCTGCTGACCCGGCACCAGGACGTGCGCGAGGTCCTGGCCGACGAGCGGTTCAGCGCCGACCGGACGCTGGCCTCCTCACCGATCAGGCGGCCCGCCTTCCGGCCCGAGGACCGGGCCGGTTCGCTGCTGTTCATGGACCCGCCGGAGCACACCCGCTACCGGCGGCTGCTCACGCCGTTCTTCACCACCCGCCGCATGCAGGCCCTCGCGCCGCGCGTCGAGCGCATCGTCGCCGACCACCTCGACGCCCTGCGCGCCGCCGGCCCGCCCGCCGACCTGGTTCCGGCGTTCACCCTCCCGATCCCGTCCCTGGTGATCTGCGAGCTGCTCGGCGTGCCCTACACCGACCGCGCCCGCTTCCACGCCTGGTCCGCCGCCCTGCTCAGCATCACCGCGGACGCACAGCGGGTGGCGGAGGCCAGGGACGCGCTGCTGGGCTACATGCGGGAGCTGGTGGCCGCCAAACGGCGCAGCCCCGACGACGCGCTGCTGGGCTCGCTGATCACTTCCGGGGCCGGGCTGAGCGACGCCGAGCTCAGCGGCATCGGCCGGCTGCTGCTGGTCGCCGGGCACGAGACCACCGCCAACATGCTGGCGCTGGGCACCCTCACCCTGCTCACCCGTCCCGGCCGGCTGGGCGCCCTTCGCGGCGGCCCCCGGGCCGCCGGCCCCGCGGTCGAGGAACTGCTGCGCTACCTGAGCATCCTGCAGTTCGGCGTCGTCCGGGTCGCCAGGGAGGACGTCGAGATCCACGGCCACCCGGTCCGCGCCGGGCAGACCGTGGTCCTGTCGCTGCCGGCCGCCAACCGCGACCCCGAGCACTTCGAGAATCCCGACGAGCTGGACCTCGCGCGGCCGCCGTCCCAGCATGTGGCGTTCGGCCACGGCATCCACCAGTGCCTTGGACAGCAGCTGGCCCGCGTGGAGATGAGCATCGCCCTGACCGCCCTGTTCGACGGGCTGCCCGGCCTGCGCCTCGCCGTGCCGCCTGACGAGGTGCCCATGCGGCACGACATGTTCATCTACGGCGTCCACCGGCTCCAGGTGAGCTGGGGGCGGTGA
- a CDS encoding TetR/AcrR family transcriptional regulator, translating to MRDDATARSGLRKVPLSRPERRAELLDAVLALLSEVGYERLTMDLVARRARVGKATLYQRWPAKAHLVMAAMERYRPAVSGRDAGSFTEDIRQLLMAYVASWSSLDRGLVIALLEGSRRDPELARLRRERLADPVRRSIEAALDRARARGEIPGRVDAGLLADLPFAVILGHVLMQDEPPGHDLVDRFVDGILSPLLDVPNLPEPRV from the coding sequence ATGCGGGACGACGCGACGGCGCGGAGCGGGCTGAGGAAGGTGCCGCTGAGCAGGCCCGAGCGGCGCGCGGAACTGCTCGACGCCGTCCTCGCCCTGCTCTCGGAGGTCGGGTACGAGCGGCTGACCATGGACTTGGTGGCGCGGCGCGCGCGGGTGGGCAAGGCGACGCTGTACCAGCGCTGGCCCGCCAAGGCCCATCTGGTGATGGCCGCGATGGAGCGCTACCGGCCCGCGGTGTCCGGGCGGGACGCGGGCTCGTTCACCGAGGACATACGCCAGCTGCTGATGGCCTATGTCGCCAGCTGGTCGAGCCTGGACCGCGGGCTGGTCATCGCGCTGCTGGAGGGCAGCCGCCGGGACCCCGAGCTGGCCCGGCTGCGCCGCGAACGGCTCGCCGATCCCGTGCGGCGCTCCATCGAGGCCGCGCTCGACCGGGCCCGCGCACGCGGCGAGATCCCCGGCCGGGTGGACGCCGGGCTGCTGGCGGACCTGCCGTTCGCGGTCATCCTCGGGCATGTGCTGATGCAGGATGAACCTCCCGGCCACGACCTGGTCGATCGGTTTGTGGACGGCATCCTGTCTCCCCTACTGGACGTCCCCAACCTGCCGGAACCTCGCGTATAG
- a CDS encoding WGR domain-containing protein, giving the protein MAEHRTYLELSEDNATAHKFYEVVRSGTRVTITYGRIGASGQVKVSDFATEAKAETAAAKKIAEKTRKGYAPAVRGVRRARPVSRRSMVSTRSTARQAPVLWRLATGAAAFGIFVDQDRCWVGNQNGDVYTVTTDGTVTGHYRLPDGVKCIVADDFWIYAGCDDGRVYDMSGKVPHVAYEISADVDIYWLDIDDAILGVSDRNGRVTAVDHEDEYQWSRDVDGDSAWMVRCDAGSNTVFHGHSRGVACYSAADGKPVWQTPVGGGVLFGWQENRAVYAATSNNDVYRLAKGNGEVEAVYRCDAAVFSCAASPDGRYVFAGDNHSSIYCFDEDGTRLWKLGTGHGSAYSMQFLDERVYIVTTDGSLLCIDASETAIHAAHQGSVPKPVDVKVAASLPTAEPVTVLETTSQPGDAVILECYQDGSRHRVRVISEGYERGWNVQFPKEIRQPGARYAVEGVRTSGRGGFYRAYGEIRRLL; this is encoded by the coding sequence ATGGCGGAGCACCGCACGTACCTTGAGTTGTCCGAAGACAACGCCACCGCTCACAAGTTCTACGAGGTGGTCCGCTCCGGCACCCGAGTCACCATTACCTACGGAAGGATCGGCGCCTCCGGCCAGGTGAAGGTGTCCGATTTCGCGACCGAGGCCAAGGCCGAGACGGCGGCCGCCAAGAAGATCGCGGAGAAGACCAGGAAGGGCTACGCCCCGGCGGTGCGGGGCGTACGGCGGGCCCGCCCGGTCAGCAGGCGCTCCATGGTCAGCACCAGGTCGACCGCCCGCCAGGCACCGGTGCTGTGGCGGTTGGCCACCGGCGCCGCCGCGTTCGGCATCTTCGTCGACCAGGACCGATGCTGGGTCGGCAACCAGAACGGCGACGTGTACACCGTTACCACCGACGGCACCGTGACCGGCCATTACCGCCTGCCCGACGGGGTGAAGTGCATCGTCGCCGACGACTTCTGGATCTACGCCGGCTGTGACGACGGCCGTGTGTACGACATGAGCGGCAAGGTTCCGCACGTGGCCTACGAGATCTCCGCCGATGTCGACATCTACTGGCTGGACATCGACGACGCCATCCTCGGAGTATCCGACCGCAACGGCCGCGTCACCGCCGTCGACCACGAAGACGAATACCAATGGTCACGCGACGTCGACGGCGACTCCGCCTGGATGGTGCGCTGCGACGCCGGAAGCAACACCGTCTTTCACGGCCATTCTCGCGGTGTGGCCTGTTATTCGGCCGCCGACGGCAAGCCGGTCTGGCAGACGCCGGTCGGCGGCGGCGTGTTGTTCGGATGGCAGGAAAACCGTGCGGTGTACGCCGCGACCAGTAATAACGACGTCTACCGGCTGGCCAAGGGCAACGGGGAGGTCGAAGCGGTGTACCGCTGCGACGCCGCCGTCTTCTCCTGCGCGGCCTCGCCCGACGGGCGCTATGTGTTCGCCGGCGACAACCACTCCTCCATCTACTGCTTCGACGAGGACGGTACCCGCCTGTGGAAACTCGGCACGGGTCACGGCTCGGCCTATTCGATGCAGTTCCTGGACGAGCGGGTCTACATCGTCACCACCGACGGTTCGCTGCTCTGCATCGACGCCTCCGAAACGGCCATCCATGCGGCCCACCAGGGATCGGTCCCCAAGCCCGTTGATGTGAAGGTCGCCGCGTCGCTGCCGACGGCCGAGCCGGTGACGGTGCTCGAGACCACCTCCCAGCCCGGTGACGCCGTCATTCTGGAGTGCTACCAGGACGGCTCCCGTCACCGCGTGCGCGTCATCAGCGAGGGTTACGAGCGGGGATGGAACGTGCAGTTCCCCAAAGAGATCCGCCAACCCGGCGCCCGCTACGCCGTCGAAGGCGTCCGCACCTCCGGGCGGGGTGGCTTCTACCGGGCCTACGGCGAGATCAGACGCCTCCTCTGA
- a CDS encoding YkvA family protein, protein MVWLGLVLVVAGAVPALTVDGDLGGVDITVAGAAVMAVGAVLLVAGILRLRGRRRAGPAGAAAQAYYRTSTGKIVAMVIAVIYIVSPVDLIPDVFLPFGIVDDATALTWLLFALGQEYTRRSRTERRAP, encoded by the coding sequence ATGGTCTGGCTCGGACTGGTCCTCGTCGTCGCGGGTGCCGTCCCGGCACTCACCGTGGACGGTGATCTGGGCGGTGTCGACATCACCGTGGCGGGTGCCGCGGTCATGGCCGTCGGCGCGGTCCTGCTGGTCGCGGGCATCCTGCGGCTACGCGGTCGCCGCCGCGCCGGGCCGGCCGGCGCGGCCGCGCAGGCCTACTACCGGACGTCCACCGGAAAGATCGTCGCGATGGTGATCGCGGTGATCTACATCGTCTCACCGGTCGACCTGATCCCGGACGTCTTCCTGCCGTTCGGGATCGTCGACGACGCCACCGCCCTCACCTGGCTGCTGTTCGCGCTCGGCCAGGAGTACACGCGACGGTCTCGCACGGAGCGCCGCGCCCCCTGA